From Pseudochaenichthys georgianus chromosome 11, fPseGeo1.2, whole genome shotgun sequence, a single genomic window includes:
- the LOC139434786 gene encoding THAP domain-containing protein 3-like, whose protein sequence is MFVVIYQTIKMSCCALQCTNRTSKKSTLSFFRFPLGDPDRLDQWVLKIRRNTWTPNVSSRLCSAHFESHPFSTDSWGRRCLKNTAVPTILYFTKEQQPGRRSRTLEGSCNASANGMSSPHERD, encoded by the exons atgttcgtggtgatataccagacaattaagatgtcgtgctgtgcgcttcaatgtactaacagaacttccaagaagtctactctcagcttttttcg gtttcctttaggtgatccagacaggctggaccagtgggtgctgaagatccggaggaatacatggacccccaacgtttcttctcgcctgtgcagtgcacactttgagagtcatcccttcagcacggactcatgg ggaaggagatgcctgaaaaacactgcagtgcccaccattttgtatttcaccaaagaacaacagcctggaaggagaagcag gacgcttgagggaagttgcaacgcctcggccaatgggatgtcttctccacatgaaagagattga
- the LOC117455172 gene encoding protein FAM8A1-like, which yields MLETTTAGENRLDGPESDAKQPPSTATTEYCAKLQQWMWQYHCGYSNWQSWVSLSAFPFPPPGTCPQTPGTTASTSAGAQLGFDTLNRYSYPYPLNFPASYPHPAGAHTEQTAADARTAQQQNGSPPQPGREYIIPSPLQRFLAETMDFFILFCVKATIVLWIMHMSGMKGITKFITYFIVEEIDENTSMDDLNKMICVALVYRLLVCFYETICIWGAGGATPGKFLLGLCVVTCDNSTLVRPNRVRVVPSSRVSFSASALRAVNKNFSNAFLFPVFITLLYFHHNRTVYDILAGTIVVKRRDR from the exons ATGCTTGAGACTACTACAGCGGGTGAAAACCGCCTTGACGGCCCTGAAAGTGACGCGAAGCAGCCTCCGAGCACCGCAACAACGGAATACTGCGCAAAATTGCAGCAGTGGATGTGGCAGTATCACTGCGGTTATTCCAATTGGCAAAGCTGGGTGTCTCTGTCTGCCTTCCCCTTCCCTCCTCCGGggacatgccctcagacaccgGGTACAACTGCTTCAACATCCGCCGGTGCGCAGCTAGGCTTTGACACGCTAAACCGGTACAGTTACCCATATCCCCTCAATTTCCCCGCATCCTACCCCCACCCAGCTGGTGCCCACACGGAGCAGACAGCCGCTGATGCCCggacagcccagcagcagaaTGGAAGTCCTCCTCAGCCAG GACGGGAGTACATCATCCCCTCTCCTCTCCAGAGGTTCCTGGCTGAGACTATGGATTTCTTTATCCTGTTTTGTGTGAAGGCCACCATTGTGCTGTGGATCATGCATATGAGTGGGATGAA GGGCATTACCAAGTTCATTACTTACTTCATTGTGGAGGAGATCGATGAGAACACGTCCATGGATGACCTGAATAAGATGATTTGTGTAGCTCTGGTCTACAGGCTGCTGGTGTGCTTCTATGAG ACCATCTGTATTTGGGGAGCTGGTGGTGCCACGCCAGGGAAGTTCCTGCTGGGCCTGTGCGTGGTGACGTGTGACAACTCCACTTTGGTCCGACCCAACCGAGTGCGTGTAGTCCCGTCCTCTCGTGTCTCCTTCTCTGC CTCTGCACTGCGGGCAGTTAATAAGAACTTCTCCAACGCCTTCCTCTTTCCCGTCTTCATCACCCTCCTCTACTTCCATCACAACAGGACTGTGTATGACATTTTGGCGGGGACCATTGTGGTCAAGCGCAGAGACAGATAG